The sequence GAATTCTGGGCGAACACCAGGGACTGACCCTCAGCGACGTGGCGAGGCGGGCGGAACTGTCGCCCAGCACGACCTACCGACTGCTTCAGACGCTGCGGGCACAGGGATTCGCGCACCTCCAGGAAGATGCCGGACTGTGGCAGGTGGGAGCGCAGGCCTTCGTGACCGGCAGCGCGTATCAGGGGCGGGGCAGCGTGACTCTGGCGGCCCGGAACATCATGGATGAACTGGTGTCTGAGACGGGCGAGACCATCAATCTGTCGGTCCTTCAGGAAGGAGAAGTGATGTACATTCATCAGGCCGAGGGGCGGGGACTGATGCGGGCCTTCACGCACATCGGAGCGCGTGCGCCGCTGCACTGCACCGGGGCCGGAAAAGTTCTGACCGCGTGGCAGGACGCTCCCGAGCTGCTGTCTGTGCTGGGGCCAGGACCGTACCACGCGTACACGACGCATACCCTGACCACCCGGAGCGCCCTGACCGAGCATCTGACACAGGTTCGGCAGCAGGGATACGCCCTGGACGACGAGGAACGCGAACTGGGCGTGCGCTGCGTGGCCCTGCCGGTGCGCGGCCCTGGCGGGCAGGTAGTCGCGGCGCTGAGCCTTTCGGCTCCCAGCACCCGCCTGCCTGCCGCCCAGGTGCCGCCGCTCGCCGCCCTCCTTCAGCGGGCCAGCGAACGCATCTCGGCGCGGCTTGGATAACGCTTCTGCCCGTTATTGACGCGTTGCCACGTCCGGGCGGCTGAAGGTCAGGGCTGCCACGAACACTGCGATCAGTGCGCCCAGACCCAGCGTCACGGCCCCGGTTCCCAGACCCACGCCCCCTGAGAGTGCGGCACCGCCAGCCAGTCGGCAAACGAGGCCCCCAGCGGACGGGTCAGGACATAGGCGCACCAGAAGGCCAGAACAGGATTCAGACCGCGCCGTCCCAGCAACCCCGGCAGCGCGATCAGGACGGCAAACAGCAGGCCAGAGGCGAGCCAGCCCAGGCCCAGCGTCTTGGCGCACAGGTCGCCCACCGCCGTGCCCAGCGCGAAGGTCGCCAGGACCGTGGCCCAGTAGTAAGTTTCGCGCCGCCGGGTCAGGATGCTGTGAATCGAGAGCGTTCCTTCGGTGCGCTGCCAGACAGCAAATATCAGTGCCAGCACCACCGAAAAGCCCAGCGTGGACAGCCAGTACGGCACGCCGAAGCCCACGTGGGCGGCGTCGGCAGCCAGCGTACCGAATACGCTGACCATGACGACGGCGGTCCAGTACACCGGGGCGGTGTAGCGGGTATTCCGCAGCTGCCATGCCAGCGCCAGCAGCAGGCCCAGCCCAGACAGCGCGACCGCCGGAAGCGGGCCGAGACGGTGCGCCAGAAAATCGGAGGCCGCCTCGCCCATGCCGGTGGTCAGGACTTTGATGACCCAGAAAGCCGCCGTGACTTCCGGCACCTTGCTGAGCAGCGGAGCCGACCGGAAAGCGGCCGCATGAGTACGGGTGGGCAGAACGCCAGACATGCAGCGAGCGTAGGAGGCGGTCCTAAAATCGGGGTATAGCGCTCAGTCCAGCGTCAGTTCTGCCCGCCCGCCTGCCGCCTGCTGCATCAGCAGGGTCAGCGGCGCGTCGCCGTGCTTGAGCAGGTAGGTCAGGAAGTTCATCTCGCGTTCCTGCGGCACACCGTTCGGTAGCAGGTGCAGTTTCAGGCGGTCCAGTTGCCCGCTGCGGTCGTTCTCGGCGCGGGCCAGCGCCTGAAGGCTGAGGCGTTGCAGGCGCTCGATCTGGTTCAGGCTGCGCGTTCCGGCGCGGGTGGCAGCACCTTCCAGCGAGGCGTCCAGCTCGCCCAGTTCAGCCGCCAGCCGCGAGAACTGGGCCTTCAGGTCGGTCAGCCGCTCGGCACTCACCGACGCTGCGCCACGCTCTTTTGCCAGCGCCGCGCCCAGCGTTCCCTCGGGGTCGGCCTGAAAGCGGGCGGCGGCGGTGTTCAGGCGCGAGAGCAGGCGGGCCACATTGCTTTCGATCCAGGTCACGCTCAGGCGAGGCCACAGCAGCGGCTGCTCCAGGCCATGCAGCGGATAGACCTCGCGCAGCTCCGCGCCATACGCGATTTCGCCCGGCCCCACCACAAAGGCCAGCGTGGGCAGCAGACTGTCCTGCACGATAGGACGCAGACCCGCTGCCGGAGTCAGCCGCTCCGGCGCACGGTCCAGCAGCGCTTCCAGCTCGGCGCGGGTGTACCGCCCTGACTCAGTTTCAAAGCTGCCCTTGCCGCTCACCCGCAGCAGTCGGCGTTGCCCGTCGTCCTCCGTCAGAAACAGGTTGGTGGCTCCGACGGGGCGGCGCAGTTGGGCTTCGAATCCTTCCGCTTCCAGCAGCGCTGCCGCCGCCTCGATGCGCTCAGACGATGCCAGCGGGCTGGACAGTTCCCGCTTCAGGGCAGGGGCCATCAGCTTTGCCAGAGCGGGATGCAGCGGGTCGAGCACCAGCAGGCCAGACGCGCCCAGCAGCGAATGAATCAGCCGCGCGAAGACGTCGGCGTAGCTGCGACGCTCGGATGTCGGCGGACCGAACGCAAACGCCAGACGGTTCAGCACCGCCTGTTTGTGGGCCTCCGGCGCGTCGAAGCGCTGCATCAGGGCCAGCACGTCACGGGTGTATTCGGGCGTCCAGGGAATCGCGCCCACCGGCACGCCTTCCGGCAGGTCGAGCGTCAGGCGGTGCAGCGTTTCGGAGAAGTCGAGCAGCGTGGTGCTCGCCACCTCCTCGGCGTCATGGTCCTGGCTGGCGATCCAGTAGATCGGCACCACCGGAGCGTCTTCCCGGTCGAGGTCCTGGGCCAGCAGCACCGCGCTCGCGGCCTTGTGGACGCTGTAGGCGGGGCCGGAAATCACGCCCGCCTGCTGCCCGGTCACGACCACGCCCGAAGCCGGGTGCAGCAGGTGTTCGAGCTGAGATTCGCTGGTTTTGTCGAGGGTGCCCAGATCGCGGTGATACTGGCGCAGCGCGTCTACCAGCGCGGCCCGGTCCAGGTCGGGGCGGAAGGCCTCGCGGCGGTGCAGCGCGTCCAGCTCCGACGGATGCAGCCGGAAAAAGCGTGACAGGTCGCCCGCCGCATACGCCGCCGCGACGCTGCGCCGGGTCAGGGGGCGGGTCATGCCCCCAGCGGCTTCCTCGCCGCTTCCTGAAGGCCCGCCACGTCGGTAATCACGATCCGACGGTAGCCCAGATCGAGCAGACCGCGCCCCCGGAAATCGCCCAGCAGCTTGGTGATCGTCTCGCGGGTCGAACCCACCACATACGCCAGATCCTGATGCGAAATCCGGCCCTTGAGCGCAATCTGAACGCTGCTCGTCTCGGCGTGGTTCTCGGGCTGGCTCTCGTGTGCCAGTTGCAGCAGGGCCAGGGCGAGGCGCTGCGACACCTCCAGAAACACCAGCTGCGACAGCCGCTCGTGCAGCGTGCGCGTCTGGCGCGAAACCTGCGCGGTCAGGGCAACCGCCATATCCGGGTGCTGACGAATGAGCGAGCGCAGATTGTCGCCGCCCAGCACCAGCGCTTCCACGTCGTCCATCGCCTCGGCGTACAGCCCGTACACGCTGCCGGGCGTGAGGGTCGCCATACCCAGCACCTCGCCCTGGCCGTGCACGCTCACCGTCACCTCTCTGGCTCCGGCTCCCAGGCGGTACAGCCGCACATGTCCACTGGTCAGGGCGTAGGCGGCCTCGGCCTGGTCGTCACTGTGATGAAGCAGGCTGCCCCGGCTCCACTGGAGGCTCCTGGTGGAACTCAGGACTGAGGCCCGCGCCTCGGCGGTCAGAGCGTGAAGAAAGGTCGGCAGCATACCGCCACAGTATCAGCAGCCAAACCGCAGGCCAAAGGAAAGAGAAGGCACGATTCAGGCCGGGCCGGGGCCGGGCTGCCCTCAGGCACGCTCCGGCTCCAGTTCCAGCAGCACCACTTCCGGCGGGCAGAGGTTGCGAAACGGAAGACCGCTCACGCCCAGCCCCCGGCTGACGAAGCCGCGTGCGCCCGGCCTGTCGTCTGCCGGATCGCCCTGCACCCATCCCTGCGCGAAGCGCTGACCGTACTGGCTCGGCACCTTCAGCGCCCCCACCAGCGGCAGCCGCACCTGACCGCCGTGCGTATGGCCCGACACCACCAGTCCGTCGCTGCGCCACTGCGAGGTGCTCGGCAGGGCCATCAGGTAATCGGGATTGTGACTCATCAGCAGCTGTGCCGCCCCAGGAGCTGCGCCCGCCAGTGCCGAAGCAGCGTCGGACAGGCCCCACCACAGGTCGTCGACGCCCCCAGATACAGGTCGGGCGCAGCTGTCGCCCGGTATTGGTCAGCACCACGACGCCCGCCGCTGCCAACGCCGCCTGAAACGTGTCTCGGACCGTCTCCCAGTCTTCCCTCGGCTCGCCGTGAAATCGGCGGTGGTACAGCCCGAAACTGCCGTAATCGTGATTCCCCCAGACGCCGTAGACACCGAGCGGGGCCGACAGGCGTGCGAGTTCGTGCAGCAGCGCGTCGGGCATGCCCTGGCCCAGCCGCTCATCGGTGAAATCGCCCGGCAGCAGGATCAGGTCGGGGCGCAGCGAACGCGTCTGATCCACCCAGCCGCGCACCTGGGTCGCCCGGATGTAGGGGCCATAGTGCAGGTCGGCCAGCACCGCGACCCGCAGCGGCTGTTTCAGCCCCGCGAGCACCGTGCGCTGCCTGTTCAGGGTCGCCGCCGCATAGGCCTGTGCTGTGCCGGACACCGTTCCCAGCAGCCCCATTCCCGCGCCCAGCGTCAGGACAGTTCGGCGGGTGAAGCGGGGTGGAGGCTGCGACATTGCGTCAGAGTAGCGCAGCCGCTTCGCCCGGTCACGCCTCTGTTCGCTTCATTTTGACCGCGTGCTACCCTGACGGCTGTTATGTCCGATAAGGTTTCTGCCGATCCTGCTGCGCCCCTGGCGGCCTCTCCACTGGTTGACCGCCTGGAACTGCTGGGGTTGCCGCTCGATCCGGTCACGCTCGATCAGGCGCTGGACGTGCTGAGCGGCTGGCTGACCGGCCCGCGCAGCCCCCACACCGTCGTCACGCTCAATCCCGAATTCATCATCCAGAGCCGCCAGCACGAGGCAGCAGGCGATTTCACCTTCACACACGCGATGCAGAAGGCCGATCTGGTCACCGCCGACGGCGTGGGCATCGTATGGGCAGCGCGTCAACTGCTGACCCGCGAGGTGCCGCGTGCGCCCGGCTTCGATCTGAGCAGCGGCCTGATGAGGCGGCACGGCAACGACCTGAGCGTGTTCTTCCTGGGCGCGAAGCCGGGCGTGGCCGAGGTGGCCGCCCAGAAGGCCGCCGAGCAGTACGGCGTGCGGGTGGCGGGCGTGCATCACGGCTATTTCGACACCTCCGAGGATGTGCGGGTGGCCGAGATGGTGCGCGACAGCGGAGCGGGTCTGCTCCTGACCGCGATGGGCGCGGCGCGTCAGGAGATCTTCAACGAGTACTGGCGAGAGGTGCTGAACGTTCCGGTCATGATGGGTGTGGGCGGCGTGCTGGACGTGCTGGCAGGCACCGCCAGCCTCGCGCCCGCCTGGACGCGCCGCCTGGGCGTCGAATGGATCTGGCGGGTGGCGGGCGACCGCAAGCGCTGGAACCGTGCGCCCCGTCTGGCAGACTTTGCCCGCTTGGTCCTGCAGGAAAAACGCCGGAACTGACGCGCTCCTGCTCTGGGCGGCTTCAGACGGGTGCTGGCGCTGTTTCCTCGTCGGTGTACCCGCTCGCCTGTAGGCGGTACAGCGCGGCGTAGCGTCCGTCCAGCGCGACCAGTTCGGCATGCGACCCGCTCTCGGTGATGCGTCCACCGTCCAGCACCACGATCTGATCGGCGAGGCGAACCGTAGAAAAGCGGTGCGAGATGATGACGGTGATGCGTTCTCCGGCCTGGGCACGCAGCCGCGAAATGGTGTCGTATTCGGCGGTGGCGTCGAGGGCGGCGGTGGGTTCGTCGAAGACCAGCACCGAGGCGTGGCGGTAATACAGCCGCGCCAGTGCCA is a genomic window of Deinococcus sp. KNUC1210 containing:
- a CDS encoding IclR family transcriptional regulator, whose translation is MTQTGSTARKPGRRSSGDTAAVRTLERGLHLLRILGEHQGLTLSDVARRAELSPSTTYRLLQTLRAQGFAHLQEDAGLWQVGAQAFVTGSAYQGRGSVTLAARNIMDELVSETGETINLSVLQEGEVMYIHQAEGRGLMRAFTHIGARAPLHCTGAGKVLTAWQDAPELLSVLGPGPYHAYTTHTLTTRSALTEHLTQVRQQGYALDDEERELGVRCVALPVRGPGGQVVAALSLSAPSTRLPAAQVPPLAALLQRASERISARLG
- the bshC gene encoding bacillithiol biosynthesis cysteine-adding enzyme BshC, which produces MTRPLTRRSVAAAYAAGDLSRFFRLHPSELDALHRREAFRPDLDRAALVDALRQYHRDLGTLDKTSESQLEHLLHPASGVVVTGQQAGVISGPAYSVHKAASAVLLAQDLDREDAPVVPIYWIASQDHDAEEVASTTLLDFSETLHRLTLDLPEGVPVGAIPWTPEYTRDVLALMQRFDAPEAHKQAVLNRLAFAFGPPTSERRSYADVFARLIHSLLGASGLLVLDPLHPALAKLMAPALKRELSSPLASSERIEAAAALLEAEGFEAQLRRPVGATNLFLTEDDGQRRLLRVSGKGSFETESGRYTRAELEALLDRAPERLTPAAGLRPIVQDSLLPTLAFVVGPGEIAYGAELREVYPLHGLEQPLLWPRLSVTWIESNVARLLSRLNTAAARFQADPEGTLGAALAKERGAASVSAERLTDLKAQFSRLAAELGELDASLEGAATRAGTRSLNQIERLQRLSLQALARAENDRSGQLDRLKLHLLPNGVPQEREMNFLTYLLKHGDAPLTLLMQQAAGGRAELTLD
- a CDS encoding Crp/Fnr family transcriptional regulator, which produces MLPTFLHALTAEARASVLSSTRSLQWSRGSLLHHSDDQAEAAYALTSGHVRLYRLGAGAREVTVSVHGQGEVLGMATLTPGSVYGLYAEAMDDVEALVLGGDNLRSLIRQHPDMAVALTAQVSRQTRTLHERLSQLVFLEVSQRLALALLQLAHESQPENHAETSSVQIALKGRISHQDLAYVVGSTRETITKLLGDFRGRGLLDLGYRRIVITDVAGLQEAARKPLGA
- a CDS encoding WecB/TagA/CpsF family glycosyltransferase, which codes for MSDKVSADPAAPLAASPLVDRLELLGLPLDPVTLDQALDVLSGWLTGPRSPHTVVTLNPEFIIQSRQHEAAGDFTFTHAMQKADLVTADGVGIVWAARQLLTREVPRAPGFDLSSGLMRRHGNDLSVFFLGAKPGVAEVAAQKAAEQYGVRVAGVHHGYFDTSEDVRVAEMVRDSGAGLLLTAMGAARQEIFNEYWREVLNVPVMMGVGGVLDVLAGTASLAPAWTRRLGVEWIWRVAGDRKRWNRAPRLADFARLVLQEKRRN
- a CDS encoding ATP-binding cassette domain-containing protein, producing MLGRMFSGGRQLSGGQWQRLALARLYYRHASVLVFDEPTAALDATAEYDTISRLRAQAGERITVIISHRFSTVRLADQIVVLDGGRITESGSHAELVALDGRYAALYRLQASGYTDEETAPAPV